Proteins from a genomic interval of Polaribacter sp. Q13:
- a CDS encoding choice-of-anchor I family protein, whose product MKILQKLILVTLLSIIVSCQNNSEPNLSPVDTSVNFTHKTTINVGGEGASEITAFDKVSKKLFTVNVESDEISVNNISNLSAPIRETSIDLSSYGSPNSVAISEGKLAVAVEDHIKQNPGKVLVFSTADNSLLNQYTVGALPDMVKFSPDGKTIVSANEGEPSDDYTNDPEGSVSIINLENNTVTTLGFTSFNNQEAALESKGFRVFGPGADLAKDVEPEYVAISEDSKTAWVSLQENNGIAKINLQTKTIEEIYPLGYKDYSLANNSIDASDKDDVTELKNWPVKGIYMPDAIVSVKINGAEYVISANEGDSRDYDGFSEEVRMDDLVLDETVFPASNDYLNKINLGRLKTTTTLGDANNDGKVEELFSYGARSFSIWSANGSLVYDSGNSIATETLAQTPDRFNDGDKRSDDKGAEPESVEVLNLGNQRYILFVGLERNDQVLVYDITNPTAPQFLQILSHSGDEAPEGLLVISADDSPTGKDLLVVSNEDSGTITIFENN is encoded by the coding sequence ATGAAAATTTTACAAAAACTTATTTTAGTAACTTTATTATCAATAATAGTAAGTTGCCAAAATAATTCAGAACCAAATTTATCACCCGTAGACACGTCTGTTAATTTTACACATAAAACGACTATAAATGTAGGTGGCGAAGGTGCTTCAGAAATTACTGCCTTTGATAAAGTATCAAAAAAACTTTTTACTGTTAATGTAGAATCGGATGAGATTTCTGTAAACAACATTAGTAATTTAAGCGCACCGATAAGAGAAACATCTATAGATTTAAGTTCTTATGGTTCTCCAAACAGTGTTGCCATTTCCGAAGGAAAATTAGCGGTTGCTGTAGAAGATCACATAAAACAAAATCCTGGAAAAGTATTAGTTTTCAGTACTGCAGATAACTCTTTATTAAACCAATATACAGTTGGTGCTTTGCCAGATATGGTTAAGTTTTCTCCTGACGGAAAAACAATTGTTTCTGCAAATGAAGGAGAGCCTAGTGATGATTACACAAACGATCCGGAAGGAAGTGTAAGTATCATTAATTTAGAAAACAATACCGTAACTACTTTAGGATTTACTAGTTTTAACAATCAAGAAGCAGCTTTAGAAAGTAAAGGATTTAGAGTTTTTGGCCCTGGCGCAGACTTGGCTAAAGACGTAGAACCAGAATATGTTGCTATCTCAGAAGATTCTAAAACCGCTTGGGTTTCGTTACAAGAAAACAACGGAATTGCAAAAATAAATCTTCAAACAAAAACCATAGAAGAAATTTATCCCTTAGGTTATAAAGATTATTCTTTAGCAAACAATTCTATAGATGCAAGTGATAAAGATGATGTTACAGAACTAAAAAACTGGCCAGTAAAAGGTATTTATATGCCAGATGCAATTGTGTCAGTAAAAATTAATGGTGCAGAGTATGTGATTTCTGCAAACGAAGGAGATTCTAGAGACTATGATGGTTTTAGCGAAGAAGTTAGAATGGATGATTTAGTTTTAGATGAAACCGTTTTTCCTGCATCTAATGATTATTTAAACAAAATAAATTTAGGTAGATTAAAAACGACTACCACTTTAGGAGATGCAAATAATGATGGTAAAGTAGAAGAATTATTTAGTTATGGAGCCCGTTCTTTTAGTATTTGGTCTGCAAACGGAAGTTTAGTATATGATAGTGGAAATAGCATTGCAACAGAAACTTTAGCCCAAACTCCAGATAGATTTAATGATGGTGATAAAAGAAGTGATGATAAAGGAGCAGAACCAGAAAGCGTAGAAGTATTAAACCTTGGCAACCAACGTTACATTTTATTTGTAGGTTTAGAAAGAAACGATCAAGTTTTAGTCTATGACATTACCAACCCAACGGCTCCTCAATTCTTACAAATCCTTTCTCATTCTGGTGATGAAGCTCCAGAAGGATTGTTAGTTATTTCTGCAGATGATAGCCCTACAGGTAAAGATTTATTAGTAGTTTCTAATGAAGATAGTGGTACTATAACTATTTTTGAAAACAACTAA
- a CDS encoding Pycsar system effector family protein codes for MKTLIVAAEKHVFNLLNKELDAAYVYHNITHTQNVVAYAIELAENLEVDEVSKENLQLAALFHDTGFIKGATNHEEESVKILTHFLKDKNIEAERVRVISKLILATKMGYKPDNDLERIMMDADCAHLGSKGFEDKLELLRKEWENIENKKFSDTKWITLNVDFLTQGHRYYTAYALKKWSKGKEKNLSKLLKKQHKVKDDLVKFKQKKEALKIKKNKSEVPERGVETMFRVALKNHMTLSNIADTKANILLSVNAIIISLAMSNLIPKLDKPSNSYLIIPTIIFVLFTVVSIVLSILATRPNVTRGKFTKEDVANKKVNLLFFGNFHQMKLPDFEWGIQEMMQDREYLYSSLTKDLYFLGLVLNRKYKILRITYAVFMTGIIVTVIAFAISFKMQAA; via the coding sequence ATGAAAACATTAATTGTTGCTGCAGAAAAGCACGTTTTTAATTTATTAAACAAAGAGTTAGATGCTGCTTATGTGTATCATAATATTACACATACGCAAAATGTTGTTGCTTATGCGATAGAGCTTGCAGAAAACTTAGAGGTTGATGAAGTTTCTAAAGAGAATTTACAACTTGCAGCATTGTTTCATGATACTGGTTTTATAAAAGGAGCTACAAATCATGAAGAAGAAAGTGTGAAAATTCTTACACACTTTTTAAAAGATAAAAATATTGAAGCAGAAAGGGTAAGGGTGATTTCTAAGCTGATATTAGCTACTAAAATGGGGTATAAACCTGATAATGATTTAGAGCGAATTATGATGGATGCAGATTGTGCTCATTTAGGCAGTAAAGGTTTTGAAGACAAATTAGAGTTGTTAAGAAAAGAATGGGAAAATATAGAAAATAAGAAGTTTTCGGATACAAAATGGATTACATTAAATGTCGATTTTTTAACTCAAGGACATCGTTATTATACAGCCTATGCATTAAAAAAATGGAGTAAAGGAAAAGAGAAAAATCTATCAAAATTATTAAAAAAACAACATAAAGTAAAAGACGATTTAGTAAAGTTTAAACAGAAAAAAGAGGCTTTAAAAATTAAAAAAAATAAAAGTGAAGTGCCCGAAAGAGGCGTGGAAACGATGTTTAGAGTTGCTTTAAAAAACCATATGACGTTAAGTAATATTGCAGATACAAAAGCCAATATTTTACTTTCTGTAAATGCTATTATTATTTCTTTAGCAATGTCTAATTTAATACCAAAATTAGATAAACCATCTAACAGTTATTTAATTATACCTACTATTATATTTGTTCTTTTTACAGTGGTTTCTATTGTATTGTCTATTTTAGCGACAAGACCAAATGTAACAAGAGGTAAGTTTACCAAAGAAGATGTTGCTAATAAGAAAGTAAATCTTTTGTTTTTTGGAAATTTTCATCAAATGAAATTGCCCGATTTTGAATGGGGAATTCAAGAGATGATGCAAGATAGAGAGTATTTGTATAGTTCTTTAACGAAAGATTTATACTTTTTAGGACTTGTTTTAAATAGAAAATATAAAATTTTAAGAATTACGTATGCTGTTTTTATGACAGGTATTATAGTAACTGTAATTGCATTTGCCATTTCTTTTAAAATGCAAGCAGCATAG
- a CDS encoding GTP-binding protein, giving the protein MNVQEKRNSDFFLRPRFSIDIKENPDELLQRITTYLKSDACIYRSRVAERHVFIDIPVKKSHFWSPQLHFEVEEVDENSSTLKGLFGPKPQVWTLFMFVHFVVATLFLGFAVFAYVKHRLGESLIFPIAILVALPLIWLLLYFLGSIGKETGKGQMKELHDLLITIIEQ; this is encoded by the coding sequence ATGAATGTTCAAGAAAAAAGAAATAGTGATTTTTTTTTACGTCCAAGATTTTCTATTGATATAAAAGAGAATCCTGATGAATTACTACAAAGAATTACAACGTATCTAAAAAGTGATGCTTGTATATATAGAAGTAGAGTAGCAGAAAGACATGTTTTTATTGATATTCCAGTAAAGAAGAGTCATTTTTGGTCGCCTCAATTGCATTTTGAGGTAGAAGAGGTTGATGAAAATTCGTCTACGTTAAAAGGATTATTTGGTCCAAAACCACAAGTTTGGACTCTTTTTATGTTTGTCCATTTTGTGGTGGCAACGTTGTTTTTAGGTTTTGCAGTTTTTGCTTATGTAAAACATCGTTTAGGAGAAAGTTTAATCTTTCCTATTGCAATTTTGGTGGCGCTTCCTTTAATATGGTTATTGTTGTACTTTTTAGGAAGTATAGGGAAAGAAACCGGAAAAGGTCAGATGAAAGAATTACACGATTTATTAATAACTATTATTGAGCAATAA
- a CDS encoding transposase gives MNTELARYLLPEGLLEYFDIVADITTDNQTHFYLEEKNMLPQEYRSEIAQSKGFLSEITIEDFPLRGKPVLLHIKRRRWTLIDTGKIIKRDWNLVAKGTRITKEFASFLKELS, from the coding sequence TTGAATACAGAATTAGCCCGTTATTTGTTGCCCGAAGGGCTATTAGAATATTTTGATATTGTAGCAGATATTACCACTGATAATCAAACCCACTTCTATTTAGAAGAAAAAAACATGCTTCCACAAGAATACCGTTCTGAAATAGCACAATCAAAAGGTTTCTTATCTGAAATAACCATAGAAGATTTCCCCCTTCGAGGCAAACCGGTACTACTCCATATAAAAAGAAGACGTTGGACACTTATTGATACCGGTAAAATCATAAAAAGAGATTGGAATTTAGTAGCTAAAGGCACTCGTATAACTAAGGAGTTTGCCTCTTTTTTAAAAGAACTCTCTTAA
- a CDS encoding GAF domain-containing protein, with amino-acid sequence MKIIKSRLVSETELPLQLNVSFNKVFNLFKKYADIEYAKHPYHSSAKEMVQLINKHPELKDGFSDYTLLEKYKEQIDLLLNPLFPEPLLLNEIKAASIPFSFTSFKFTDRFEKIIKNAGENFELNVRNFEDGGMYIMACTFILSYVYDFNVDVKRPFYFDIPDNTTGTIKYYRTTFNADFSEVKATENAPKITKQDFKELLNNFDNIDLWKEKFPPNSYIFKGFGIISLFDVTSEEMLSSIKANLLEGGQDLIPKLQSNLRDFYSIKDLKLGYSFFDNINTKVCETKVNKSHSLILNHSSEINCDSGYFCNTIMQKVFKNHETFIISDVADYGVKTNHNLFSKNLQENGIQSIILIPIKATDNGDLALLEIASPRAYDLNSVNINKLKDIIPVFEAAVKRTSEERQNVLEATIQENYTSIHSSVKWRFYEAAEKYHAERQTNRDAKLDQIVFNNVYPLFGQSDIKGSSIARNKAIQEDLTTQLTLAITVLKDACKTEKLPIYNELMFRVASYLNDVKKGLNAGDEVSILDFLSREIYPVFNHINNISTELSQKVSVYMNRLDKNLKVVYEKRKEYENSVTLLNDKLAQFLDNKQKQAQEMFPHYFERYKTDGVEYNMYIGQSITKSKTFDDLYLYNLRLWQLQTTYEMENIAFYERKNMKHDLQVASLILVHSNAMAIKFRMDEKQFDVDGAYNIRYEIIKKRIDKANLKGTNDRLTVPGKIAIVYSQDKDALEYIKYINYLQSKNQLGKIEFLELEDLQGASGLKALRVEVKYQKDFNQNKTITFNDLIKEIEA; translated from the coding sequence ATGAAAATTATTAAATCGAGGTTAGTTTCTGAAACTGAATTACCATTACAACTAAACGTATCTTTTAACAAGGTTTTTAATTTGTTTAAAAAGTATGCGGATATAGAATATGCAAAACATCCGTACCATAGTTCTGCTAAAGAAATGGTACAACTTATTAACAAGCATCCAGAATTAAAGGATGGTTTTTCAGACTATACTTTATTAGAAAAATATAAAGAGCAAATAGACTTACTACTAAACCCTTTATTTCCAGAACCTTTATTGTTAAATGAAATAAAAGCAGCAAGTATTCCTTTCTCTTTTACTTCTTTTAAATTTACAGATCGTTTTGAAAAAATTATTAAGAATGCAGGTGAAAATTTCGAATTAAATGTTCGTAATTTTGAGGATGGCGGTATGTATATTATGGCATGTACATTTATTTTAAGCTACGTTTATGATTTTAATGTAGATGTAAAAAGACCCTTTTATTTTGACATCCCAGACAATACAACCGGAACAATAAAATATTACAGAACTACTTTTAATGCAGATTTTTCTGAAGTTAAAGCTACAGAAAATGCACCAAAAATAACAAAACAAGATTTTAAAGAATTACTTAATAATTTTGATAATATAGACTTATGGAAAGAAAAATTCCCTCCAAATAGCTATATTTTTAAAGGCTTTGGTATTATTAGTTTGTTCGATGTTACTTCCGAAGAAATGCTTTCATCAATAAAAGCAAATCTATTAGAAGGTGGGCAAGATTTAATACCAAAACTACAAAGCAACTTAAGAGATTTTTATAGTATAAAAGATTTAAAGCTAGGCTATTCTTTTTTTGACAATATTAATACCAAAGTTTGTGAAACTAAGGTAAATAAATCTCACAGTTTAATATTAAATCATAGTTCAGAAATTAATTGTGATTCAGGTTACTTTTGCAACACAATAATGCAAAAAGTTTTTAAAAACCATGAAACTTTTATTATTTCTGATGTAGCCGATTATGGAGTAAAAACAAATCATAATCTTTTTTCTAAGAACCTTCAAGAAAATGGAATTCAGAGTATTATACTAATTCCCATCAAAGCGACAGACAATGGAGATTTAGCATTGTTAGAAATTGCATCTCCAAGAGCCTACGATTTAAACTCTGTAAACATCAATAAATTAAAGGATATTATTCCTGTTTTTGAAGCTGCTGTAAAAAGAACTTCAGAAGAGCGTCAGAATGTTTTAGAAGCTACTATCCAAGAGAACTATACCTCTATACATAGTTCTGTAAAATGGCGTTTTTATGAAGCTGCAGAAAAATACCATGCAGAAAGACAAACAAATAGAGACGCAAAATTAGATCAAATTGTGTTTAATAACGTATATCCATTGTTTGGTCAAAGTGATATTAAAGGATCTTCTATTGCTAGAAATAAAGCAATTCAAGAAGATTTAACCACGCAACTAACCTTAGCAATTACGGTACTAAAAGACGCTTGTAAAACAGAAAAATTACCCATTTATAATGAGTTAATGTTTAGAGTAGCATCTTATTTAAACGATGTGAAAAAAGGTTTAAATGCTGGTGATGAAGTAAGTATTTTAGATTTTTTAAGTAGAGAAATATACCCTGTTTTTAATCATATTAATAATATTAGTACAGAACTTTCTCAGAAAGTAAGTGTATATATGAATCGTTTAGATAAAAACCTAAAGGTGGTTTATGAGAAAAGAAAAGAGTACGAAAACAGTGTAACCCTCTTAAATGATAAATTAGCTCAGTTCTTAGACAACAAACAAAAGCAAGCACAAGAGATGTTTCCTCATTATTTTGAGCGATACAAAACAGATGGTGTAGAGTACAATATGTATATTGGACAATCTATAACAAAGAGTAAAACTTTTGACGATTTGTACCTGTACAACCTTCGTTTATGGCAATTGCAAACTACTTATGAAATGGAAAATATAGCATTTTATGAGCGTAAAAACATGAAACATGATTTACAAGTTGCATCTTTAATTCTGGTACATAGCAACGCAATGGCTATCAAATTTAGAATGGATGAAAAGCAGTTTGATGTAGATGGTGCTTACAATATTAGATACGAAATTATTAAAAAGCGAATTGACAAAGCAAACCTAAAAGGAACAAACGATCGTTTAACGGTTCCTGGAAAAATTGCCATTGTATATTCTCAAGATAAAGATGCACTAGAGTACATTAAATACATCAACTATTTACAATCTAAAAATCAGTTAGGTAAAATAGAATTTTTAGAATTAGAAGATTTGCAAGGTGCCTCCGGATTAAAAGCATTACGTGTAGAAGTTAAATATCAAAAAGATTTTAACCAAAACAAAACAATTACTTTTAATGATTTAATTAAAGAAATAGAAGCTTAA
- a CDS encoding transposase, which translates to MSSKRFGDYYRINSKTLQHQYKNHLSDFNDWTQKDHAENWLLYPKNLGKYLSLDETSLSNGELYTILTNKNANGKKGSIVAIVKGTKAQDVIDVIHKISRERQNMVKEVTVDMAGNMNLIAKICFTKTDIVTDRFHVQKLASEAVQEERIRLRWEIIDQENKAISEAQKTDKHYQPELLRNGDTHRQLLARSRYLLFKSKTKWTPRQIERAEILFQLYPTIEKAYNLSQGLRYIFETNSDKNVARLKLAHWYDKVHKSEFKSFNTIAKSIQIHYDAILNYFNNRSTNASAESFNAKIKEFRTQFRGVRDVKFFLYRLTKLYA; encoded by the coding sequence GTGAGCTCTAAGCGCTTTGGAGATTACTACAGAATTAACAGTAAAACCTTACAACATCAATACAAAAACCATCTAAGTGATTTCAATGATTGGACTCAAAAAGACCACGCAGAAAATTGGTTACTATACCCAAAGAATTTAGGTAAATATTTAAGCTTAGATGAGACCTCTCTATCCAATGGTGAGCTTTATACTATTTTAACCAATAAAAATGCCAACGGTAAAAAAGGAAGTATAGTCGCTATTGTAAAGGGTACCAAAGCTCAGGATGTCATTGATGTGATTCATAAAATTTCAAGAGAAAGACAAAACATGGTTAAAGAAGTTACTGTAGATATGGCTGGAAATATGAATTTAATTGCTAAAATATGTTTCACGAAAACAGACATTGTAACTGATAGATTTCATGTTCAAAAACTAGCCTCAGAAGCGGTGCAAGAAGAACGTATTCGTTTAAGATGGGAAATCATAGATCAGGAAAATAAAGCAATATCAGAAGCTCAAAAAACAGATAAACACTATCAACCAGAACTTCTTAGAAACGGAGATACTCATAGACAGTTGCTCGCTAGAAGTAGGTATTTATTATTTAAATCCAAAACTAAGTGGACACCAAGACAAATTGAAAGAGCAGAAATACTATTTCAGTTATATCCAACCATTGAGAAAGCATATAATCTCTCACAGGGATTAAGATATATTTTTGAAACAAATTCAGATAAAAATGTAGCTAGATTAAAATTAGCACATTGGTATGATAAGGTACATAAATCAGAATTTAAATCCTTCAACACCATAGCTAAATCTATACAAATACATTATGATGCAATACTAAACTACTTTAATAATAGAAGTACAAATGCTTCTGCTGAATCTTTTAATGCTAAAATAAAGGAATTTAGAACACAATTTAGAGGTGTAAGAGATGTCAAATTCTTCCTCTATAGACTAACTAAATTATATGCATAA
- the der gene encoding ribosome biogenesis GTPase Der, translating to MNSIVAIVGRPNVGKSTLFNRLVQRREAIVDSVSGVTRDRHYGKSDWNGKEFSVIDTGGYITGSDDIFEGEIRKQVNLAIEEADLIVFVVNVEDGITPMDAEVAKLLRKVKKPIFTVVNKVDNAMREPDAIEFYNLGLGEYYTIASINGSGTGELLDALAEKMPAPEEVDLEEVALPRFAVVGRPNAGKSSFINALIGQDRNIVTNIAGTTRDSIDTKYNRFGFDFNLVDTAGIRKKSRVKEDLEFYSVMRAVRTIEYSDVIVLVVDATRGFEGQDQNIFWLAEKNRKGIVILINKWDLVEKETNTMRDFEAMVRKQIEPFTDVPIVFISALTKQRLFKAIETAVEVFQKRKTKIQTSKFNETMLEIIKTSPPPAIKGKFVKIKYCLQLPTQTPQFVFFCNLPQYVKDSYRRFLENKLRDIYDFSGVPITIYFRQK from the coding sequence ATGAACAGTATTGTTGCCATTGTAGGAAGACCAAATGTAGGAAAGTCAACGCTTTTTAATAGATTGGTGCAAAGAAGAGAAGCCATTGTAGATTCTGTAAGCGGAGTTACAAGAGATAGACATTATGGAAAATCTGACTGGAATGGAAAAGAATTTTCTGTGATAGACACTGGTGGATATATTACGGGTTCTGATGATATCTTTGAAGGTGAAATTAGAAAACAAGTAAATCTTGCCATAGAAGAAGCAGATTTAATTGTTTTTGTAGTAAATGTAGAAGACGGAATTACACCTATGGATGCGGAAGTTGCGAAACTTTTACGCAAGGTTAAAAAACCAATTTTTACGGTAGTTAATAAAGTAGATAATGCAATGCGTGAACCAGACGCTATAGAATTCTATAACTTAGGTTTAGGAGAATACTATACAATTGCTTCTATTAATGGAAGTGGAACTGGAGAATTATTAGATGCGTTAGCAGAAAAAATGCCAGCTCCAGAAGAAGTAGATTTAGAAGAAGTAGCTTTACCAAGATTTGCTGTTGTTGGAAGACCTAACGCAGGAAAATCATCTTTTATAAACGCTTTAATTGGTCAAGATAGAAATATTGTAACCAATATCGCGGGTACAACAAGAGATTCAATTGATACAAAATACAATCGTTTTGGTTTCGATTTTAATTTAGTAGATACTGCCGGGATTCGTAAAAAATCTCGTGTAAAAGAAGATTTAGAATTTTATTCTGTAATGCGTGCAGTACGTACCATAGAATATTCTGATGTGATTGTTTTAGTGGTCGATGCTACTCGTGGTTTTGAAGGTCAGGATCAAAATATATTTTGGTTGGCAGAGAAAAACAGAAAAGGGATTGTTATCTTAATTAACAAATGGGATTTAGTTGAGAAAGAAACCAACACCATGCGAGATTTTGAAGCTATGGTTAGAAAACAAATTGAACCATTTACAGACGTGCCAATTGTATTTATTTCTGCTTTAACAAAACAACGTTTGTTTAAAGCAATAGAAACAGCTGTAGAAGTTTTTCAAAAAAGAAAGACTAAAATACAAACAAGTAAGTTTAATGAAACAATGTTAGAGATTATTAAAACATCTCCACCTCCTGCCATAAAAGGAAAGTTTGTTAAAATTAAATATTGTTTACAATTGCCTACACAAACACCACAATTTGTATTTTTCTGTAACCTACCGCAATATGTAAAAGATTCGTACAGACGTTTTCTTGAAAACAAATTAAGAGACATTTACGATTTTTCTGGAGTACCAATTACTATATATTTTAGACAGAAATAG
- a CDS encoding xylulokinase produces MYYLGLDIGSSSIKAALVEVVTGKSLGVVQEPKEEMGMFAQKNGWAEQKPNDWWLHICNAITKLKKEYNISRTQIKGIGISYQMHGLVLVDKKGNPLRKSIIWCDSRAVETGNKAFDEIGEEKCASNLLNSPANFTASKLKWVKENEPEIYSQIHKFMLPGDYVAYKFSNKINTTISGLSEGIFWDFKNDTIADFLLEYYGIDKSLVPDIVDTFGIQSLVDDKGEAESGIAAGTPIYYRAGDQPNNALSLNVFNPGEVAATGGTSGVVYAVTDSLSAKESSRVNNFAHVNYQKGAAPRIGKLLCINGAGIQYRWLLNNLAVDSYEEMNNLASEIPVGSDGVCLIPFGNGAERMLNNKEIGTRIVNMNLNNHHIGHLCRAALEGIAFSFVYGMEILKSDGIKPSVIRAGNDNLFRSEIFANTVATLIEQEIEIYNTTGAIGAARAADLHKGDFEAFGKAIMDNDHVMTFMPFKDKKPYQEAYNNWKKELELVLNK; encoded by the coding sequence TTGTATTATTTAGGATTAGACATTGGGAGTTCTTCTATAAAAGCGGCTTTAGTAGAAGTAGTAACAGGAAAAAGTTTAGGAGTTGTACAAGAACCAAAAGAAGAAATGGGCATGTTTGCTCAAAAAAATGGATGGGCAGAACAAAAACCAAACGATTGGTGGCTACATATTTGTAACGCAATCACGAAGCTGAAAAAAGAATACAATATAAGTAGAACCCAAATAAAAGGAATCGGTATTTCATATCAAATGCATGGTTTGGTGTTGGTTGATAAAAAGGGAAATCCGCTTCGTAAAAGTATTATTTGGTGCGATAGTAGAGCTGTAGAAACAGGTAATAAAGCTTTTGATGAAATAGGCGAAGAAAAATGTGCTTCCAATTTATTAAACTCTCCAGCCAATTTTACCGCATCAAAATTAAAATGGGTTAAAGAAAATGAGCCGGAGATTTACAGTCAGATTCATAAATTTATGTTACCCGGAGATTATGTAGCTTATAAATTTTCAAACAAAATAAATACTACTATTTCAGGATTATCAGAAGGAATCTTTTGGGATTTTAAGAACGATACCATTGCGGATTTTCTTTTAGAATATTATGGAATTGACAAATCTTTAGTGCCAGATATTGTAGACACCTTCGGAATTCAATCTTTAGTAGATGATAAAGGAGAAGCAGAAAGTGGTATTGCTGCAGGAACTCCAATTTATTATAGAGCAGGAGATCAACCTAATAATGCCTTGTCTTTAAACGTATTTAATCCTGGAGAAGTTGCGGCAACAGGAGGAACATCAGGAGTGGTATATGCCGTTACCGATAGTTTATCAGCCAAAGAAAGCTCAAGAGTAAATAATTTTGCGCACGTAAATTATCAAAAAGGAGCAGCCCCAAGAATTGGTAAATTATTGTGTATCAATGGAGCCGGAATTCAATACAGATGGCTACTAAATAACTTGGCAGTGGATTCTTATGAAGAGATGAATAATTTGGCTTCCGAAATTCCAGTAGGTTCAGATGGTGTTTGCTTAATTCCTTTTGGAAATGGAGCTGAAAGAATGTTGAATAATAAAGAAATTGGGACTCGTATTGTAAACATGAACCTTAACAATCACCATATAGGACATTTATGTAGAGCAGCCCTAGAAGGTATTGCGTTCTCTTTTGTGTACGGAATGGAGATTCTAAAATCAGACGGAATTAAACCTAGTGTTATTAGAGCGGGTAATGATAACTTATTTCGTTCAGAAATTTTTGCAAATACAGTGGCCACTTTAATAGAACAAGAAATAGAAATCTATAATACAACAGGTGCTATTGGAGCAGCGAGAGCGGCAGATTTACATAAAGGCGATTTTGAAGCTTTTGGAAAAGCAATTATGGACAATGATCACGTAATGACATTTATGCCTTTTAAAGATAAAAAACCATATCAAGAAGCTTATAATAATTGGAAAAAAGAATTAGAACTCGTATTAAATAAATAG
- the era gene encoding GTPase Era codes for MTHKAGFVNIIGNPNVGKSTLMNALVGEKLSIITSKAQTTRHRILGIVNEDDFQIVFSDTPGILKPAYELQSSMMDFVKSAFEDADILIYMVEIGEKELKNEAFFKRIIHSEIPVILLLNKIDKSSQDEVEEKIEYWRNKVPNAEVFVISALEKFNVPAVFEKIKELLPEGPAFYPKDQLTDKPERFFVNEKIREKILMHYKKEIPYSVEVETEEFTEEENIVRIRSIIMVERETQKGIIIGHKGSALKRVGAEARKDLEKFFEKKVFIELYVKVNKNWRSDKTQLKRFGYNQS; via the coding sequence ATGACGCATAAAGCAGGTTTTGTAAATATTATCGGAAATCCTAACGTAGGTAAATCAACATTGATGAATGCCTTAGTAGGTGAAAAATTATCTATTATCACATCTAAAGCACAGACAACGAGGCATAGAATCTTAGGAATAGTAAATGAAGACGACTTTCAAATAGTCTTTTCAGATACTCCTGGTATTCTAAAACCTGCCTACGAACTGCAATCTTCTATGATGGATTTTGTAAAATCTGCCTTCGAAGACGCAGATATACTAATCTATATGGTAGAAATTGGCGAGAAAGAATTAAAAAATGAAGCTTTCTTTAAAAGAATCATCCATAGTGAAATTCCTGTTATTTTATTATTGAATAAGATTGATAAGTCTTCGCAAGATGAAGTTGAAGAAAAAATCGAGTACTGGAGAAATAAAGTACCCAATGCAGAAGTCTTTGTAATTTCTGCACTAGAAAAATTTAATGTACCTGCAGTTTTCGAAAAAATAAAAGAATTATTGCCAGAAGGACCAGCCTTTTATCCGAAAGACCAATTAACGGACAAACCAGAACGTTTCTTTGTAAATGAAAAAATTAGAGAAAAAATTCTAATGCATTACAAAAAAGAAATTCCATATTCTGTAGAAGTAGAAACAGAAGAATTTACAGAAGAAGAAAACATTGTAAGAATTCGTTCTATTATAATGGTAGAAAGAGAAACTCAGAAAGGTATTATTATTGGTCATAAAGGATCTGCCCTAAAACGTGTTGGTGCTGAGGCAAGAAAAGATTTAGAAAAATTCTTTGAGAAAAAAGTCTTTATAGAATTGTATGTAAAAGTCAACAAAAACTGGCGTAGCGATAAAACGCAATTAAAACGATTTGGATATAATCAAAGTTAA